The following are encoded in a window of Primulina eburnea isolate SZY01 chromosome 4, ASM2296580v1, whole genome shotgun sequence genomic DNA:
- the LOC140830098 gene encoding uncharacterized protein produces the protein MEWVKAIEAIFDYLHFEDNDRVSCAVFLLTKTARIWWEARKVTFNVQTLQWNEFKELFYDKYFSTNVKTQKVKEFLELKQGNLNVNDYILKFEEGRCLFVPFIASNDKDRWEHFMRGLRAEIRRDVRISKATTYKEIVEKALLAEHDEKEIEKERQLRRQSFNKKIQTLSQSWKGGYKGKGKE, from the coding sequence ATGGAATGGGTTAAAGCTATTGAAGCAATCTTTGATTACCTGCACTTTGAGGATAATGATCGAGTTAGTTGTGCAGTGTTTCTTCTGACCAAGACTGCACGCATTTGGTGGGAGGCCAGGAAGGTAACTTTCAACGTTCAAACCCTCCAATGGAATGAGTTCAAGGAGCTATTTTATGACAAATATTTCTCCACGAATGTCAAGACACAAAAAGTGAAggagttcttggaactaaaGCAGGGCAACTTGAATGTGAATGAttatattttgaagtttgaAGAAGGACGTTGTTTGTTTGTTCCTTTCATTGCTTCGAATGATAAAGATCGATGGGAACACTTCATGAGAGGCTTGAGAGCTGAGATCAGGAGGGATGTCAGAATATCTAAGGCCACAACGTACAAAGAGATCGTGGAGAAAGCTCTTTTAGCGGAACATGACGAGAAAGAGATTGAGAAAGAAAGGCAATTGAGAAGACAGAGCTTTAATAAAAAGATCCAAACTTTGAGTCAAAGTTGGAAAGGGGGatacaaaggaaaaggaaaagaatAA